The proteins below are encoded in one region of Bifidobacterium dentium JCM 1195 = DSM 20436:
- the dacB gene encoding D-alanyl-D-alanine carboxypeptidase/D-alanyl-D-alanine endopeptidase, producing the protein MTRRAGAFQQRTIRRRVTVLLSVAVTAALCLGYVAGDLYDVLPGVLTLNEVERATTAEPRTVMSASKVVGNLDSSIAVDATAARRLIDEFAATEGIGGDYSIAIADAKGEVVAESGIDETRVPASTMKTLTAYAVATTLDMGSTLATQTYVEQKQDGTANLVLVGGGDMLLGAGNSDSAHVNGRAGLGTLASDTARALKQRGISEVTLRYDDSLFGDDRWPSGIAELDTEHLYYAPVSSMAVDGARQWDGANPQNPDVFSTYPALSMQPALDAVQTFRQRLEEQGITVQGDVEQGVAPAETSPIAQVQSASLSEIMAFMLRHSDNTLAEEFGRLLAIDRKTGNSPAGAARAVKSVLEQAGISTNGLRMMNCSGLAEESKVTVRTLLEVQQRNLTAGTGAAAAEGLSIVGFVGTAADRLNDASEAGLLRVKTGSLDGVTAMTGNVSRTRGGALTFAVIVNDPDDMQAARDAIDTFIAGLPKL; encoded by the coding sequence GTGACGCGCAGAGCAGGAGCATTCCAGCAGAGGACGATTCGCCGCCGCGTCACCGTATTGCTTTCCGTGGCCGTCACCGCGGCATTGTGCCTGGGGTATGTGGCAGGCGACCTGTATGACGTGTTGCCGGGCGTCCTGACGCTCAACGAGGTGGAACGTGCCACAACCGCGGAGCCCCGTACCGTAATGTCCGCTTCGAAGGTCGTCGGGAATCTGGATTCGTCGATCGCCGTGGATGCCACCGCCGCACGGCGGCTTATCGACGAATTCGCCGCGACCGAGGGCATCGGCGGCGACTATTCCATCGCCATCGCCGACGCCAAGGGCGAGGTGGTGGCCGAAAGCGGCATCGACGAGACACGGGTGCCGGCTTCCACCATGAAAACGTTGACCGCATACGCCGTTGCGACCACACTCGACATGGGCAGCACCCTCGCCACGCAGACTTATGTGGAACAGAAACAGGACGGTACCGCGAATCTGGTACTCGTCGGCGGCGGTGACATGCTGCTTGGCGCGGGGAACAGCGATTCCGCGCACGTCAATGGGCGGGCGGGGCTCGGCACGCTGGCCAGCGACACCGCGCGGGCGCTGAAGCAGCGTGGCATCAGCGAGGTGACCCTGCGCTATGACGATTCGTTGTTCGGCGATGATCGTTGGCCGTCCGGCATCGCCGAACTCGACACCGAACACCTGTATTATGCGCCGGTCTCATCCATGGCCGTGGACGGCGCGCGGCAATGGGACGGCGCGAATCCGCAGAATCCCGATGTGTTCTCCACCTATCCCGCCTTGAGCATGCAGCCGGCGTTGGATGCCGTGCAGACGTTCCGGCAACGTTTGGAGGAGCAGGGCATCACCGTGCAGGGTGATGTCGAACAGGGCGTCGCACCGGCGGAAACCAGCCCGATCGCACAGGTGCAATCAGCCTCTCTGAGCGAGATCATGGCATTCATGCTGCGGCATTCCGACAACACCCTGGCCGAGGAATTCGGCCGTCTGCTGGCCATCGATAGAAAAACGGGCAATTCGCCGGCAGGCGCGGCCCGAGCGGTCAAGAGCGTTCTGGAACAGGCGGGAATCTCCACGAACGGATTGCGTATGATGAACTGCTCCGGCCTTGCGGAGGAATCCAAGGTCACCGTGCGCACGTTGCTTGAAGTGCAGCAGCGTAATCTCACCGCCGGGACCGGTGCCGCGGCTGCGGAAGGATTGTCCATCGTAGGATTCGTCGGCACCGCGGCCGACCGGCTGAACGACGCCTCCGAAGCGGGTCTGCTGCGTGTGAAGACCGGCAGTCTCGACGGTGTCACCGCCATGACCGGCAACGTGTCACGCACCCGCGGGGGAGCGCTGACCTTCGCCGTCATCGTCAACGATCCCGACGATATGCAGGCCGCGCGCGACGCCATCGACACGTTCATCGCCGGTTTGCCGAAACTGTGA
- the tilS gene encoding tRNA lysidine(34) synthetase TilS — protein MVYSPRLRKAIGHLNAALVDAGFGLQDARFARHGEHEPNADAPLIMVACSGGRDSMALAAVCATVCASLGLRCGAIIIDHQLQNGSAEVAAKTARRCEALGLDPVRVRAIEVHGNGQGLEAAAREARYAAIVEECSDAAAVLLAHTKNDQAETVLIGLLRSAGLDAIAGMEGSFSRDGVTFLRPWLDVTREETTGICEDLGLEWWDDPTNGPDAIREDGLPPNGPLPANYPLRSRVRHDLMPYLQRFAGGDVVSRLSIGAGLAQTDRDYLNKRAQEIAERAVTFSEDQVRFSVGVLQSQHEAIRLRVIAHALGQAGIACSARHVRQIDRLITDWHGQHGVALPSGYSANRQKHVIRVCQDGGHANR, from the coding sequence ATGGTGTACTCCCCACGACTGCGTAAGGCCATAGGGCATCTTAACGCCGCGCTGGTCGACGCCGGATTCGGACTGCAGGACGCGCGGTTCGCGCGGCACGGCGAGCATGAACCGAATGCGGACGCGCCATTGATCATGGTCGCATGTTCCGGCGGACGGGATTCCATGGCGCTGGCGGCGGTCTGCGCAACCGTATGCGCCAGTCTGGGATTGCGCTGCGGTGCCATCATCATCGACCATCAACTGCAGAACGGTTCCGCCGAGGTAGCCGCAAAGACCGCCCGTCGTTGTGAGGCGCTGGGCCTTGATCCGGTACGTGTGCGTGCCATCGAAGTGCACGGCAACGGGCAAGGCCTTGAAGCCGCAGCCAGGGAAGCCCGATATGCCGCCATCGTCGAGGAATGCTCCGATGCTGCGGCCGTGCTGTTGGCGCATACGAAGAACGATCAGGCCGAAACCGTGCTCATCGGACTGCTACGTTCGGCCGGGCTTGACGCCATCGCCGGCATGGAAGGCTCGTTCAGTCGTGACGGTGTAACGTTCCTGCGCCCTTGGCTGGATGTGACAAGGGAGGAGACCACCGGCATCTGCGAGGATCTGGGGCTCGAATGGTGGGACGATCCGACCAACGGTCCCGACGCGATCCGGGAAGACGGTTTGCCGCCGAACGGCCCATTGCCGGCGAACTATCCGTTACGCTCACGCGTACGGCACGATCTGATGCCGTATCTGCAACGTTTCGCAGGGGGCGATGTCGTTTCGCGGCTTTCAATCGGCGCGGGACTTGCGCAGACCGACAGGGATTATCTCAACAAGCGGGCGCAGGAGATCGCCGAACGGGCGGTGACGTTCAGCGAAGACCAGGTGCGGTTCAGCGTCGGCGTACTGCAATCGCAGCATGAGGCGATTCGACTGCGCGTCATCGCCCACGCACTCGGCCAGGCCGGCATCGCATGCTCCGCACGGCATGTCAGGCAGATCGACCGGCTTATCACCGACTGGCATGGCCAGCACGGTGTGGCACTTCCCAGCGGATATTCAGCCAATCGCCAGAAACACGTCATTCGCGTGTGCCAAGATGGTGGGCATGCGAATCGCTGA
- the hpt gene encoding hypoxanthine phosphoribosyltransferase, whose protein sequence is MVGMRIADVQEDIDHELITKEQIEDIINRAAAQASEDYRGRNPLLVCVLKGAVNTIAAFAQAMSIPVQMDFMSLSSYGSGTESSGTITVRQDLSTDVRGRHVLIVEDIIDSGITLSWLVDELKRRGAASVEIFALLEKPARRKVDVDVKYKGYEIPDEFVVGFGLDYDERYRNLDSIAVLKPAVYQGGQA, encoded by the coding sequence ATGGTGGGCATGCGAATCGCTGACGTGCAAGAAGACATTGATCATGAACTGATCACCAAGGAACAGATTGAAGATATCATCAACCGTGCTGCGGCCCAAGCCAGTGAAGACTATCGTGGCAGAAATCCGTTGCTGGTATGCGTGCTCAAAGGCGCGGTGAATACGATCGCCGCCTTCGCGCAGGCCATGAGCATTCCGGTGCAGATGGATTTCATGAGCCTGTCAAGCTACGGTTCAGGCACCGAATCAAGCGGTACGATCACCGTTCGTCAGGATCTGTCGACCGACGTGCGTGGCCGGCATGTGCTGATCGTCGAGGACATCATCGATTCCGGCATCACGCTGTCGTGGCTCGTCGACGAGCTGAAGCGCCGCGGCGCCGCTTCCGTGGAAATCTTTGCGCTGCTGGAAAAGCCCGCCCGCCGAAAGGTGGATGTGGATGTGAAATATAAGGGATATGAGATTCCCGATGAATTCGTGGTCGGCTTCGGTCTGGATTATGACGAGCGCTACCGCAATCTCGATTCGATTGCGGTGCTGAAGCCGGCAGTCTACCAAGGAGGTCAGGCATGA
- the ftsH gene encoding ATP-dependent zinc metalloprotease FtsH: MSFPSGQPPQNNGGNSNRPNNGNPFTNPFGHGNNDGGNGPRPFWQSPWLWVVVVALLAVTMFQLFAGTGSQTIDTKDGMQILNGGNVEYAQIVDNTQQVKLKLKSDYSATDPTTGKVKNYGKNVQFYYTYAQSAAVVKAVQKADPTQGWTATMQQTSVWTYLITSILPFIIVFALFWFLMSRMGGAGGMFGMGGKKNSGKLLEGQTPTTKFSDVAGEDAAVQEVEEIKDFLKDPSRYKALGARIPRGVLLYGPPGTGKTLLARAIAGEAGVPFYSMAGSDFVEMFVGLGASRVRDLFDEAKKNAPAIIFIDEIDAVGRKRGGSGMSGGHDEREQTLNQLLVEMDGFNNDTNLIIIAATNRPDVLDPALLRPGRFDRQVAVEAPDLEGREAILKVHAKGKPFVPDVDLHMIAVRTPGFTGADLANVLNEAALLCARAGAQLIDNRAIDEAIDRVQAGPKRRSKGMALEELRNTAYHEGGHALVAAAMNDTDPVTKVTILPRGRALGYTAVMPTEDRYSMSRNQLLDQMAYAMGGRTAEEVVFHDPTTGASNDIEKATNIARQMVLDYGFSSKLGAIKWSDDEQGDLGSLNHKYSGRTAEIIDEEVLKLVETAHTEAWNVINENRDILDELVRQLLVKETLNEKELAAIFANIKKAPKRDVWLSDNQRPDSDKPPVEIPESLKKSAGLTN, from the coding sequence ATGAGTTTTCCTTCAGGCCAGCCACCGCAGAACAACGGCGGCAATTCGAATCGTCCGAACAACGGTAATCCGTTTACCAATCCGTTCGGCCACGGCAACAACGATGGCGGCAATGGTCCCCGTCCGTTCTGGCAGTCCCCGTGGCTGTGGGTGGTGGTCGTGGCGCTGCTCGCCGTGACGATGTTCCAGCTGTTCGCCGGCACCGGATCGCAAACCATCGACACCAAGGACGGTATGCAGATCCTCAACGGCGGCAACGTCGAATATGCGCAGATCGTCGACAATACGCAGCAGGTCAAGCTCAAACTGAAGTCCGACTATTCGGCCACCGATCCGACGACCGGCAAGGTCAAGAACTACGGCAAGAACGTGCAGTTCTACTACACGTACGCCCAGAGCGCCGCCGTGGTCAAGGCCGTGCAGAAGGCCGACCCGACCCAGGGGTGGACGGCGACCATGCAGCAGACCAGCGTCTGGACGTATCTGATCACTTCGATTCTGCCGTTCATCATCGTCTTCGCGCTGTTCTGGTTCCTGATGAGCCGCATGGGCGGTGCCGGCGGCATGTTCGGCATGGGCGGCAAGAAGAACAGCGGCAAGCTGCTCGAAGGTCAGACCCCGACCACCAAGTTCTCCGACGTGGCAGGCGAGGATGCCGCCGTGCAGGAAGTCGAGGAGATCAAGGACTTCCTCAAGGATCCGTCCCGTTACAAGGCCTTGGGTGCCCGCATTCCACGTGGCGTGCTGCTGTACGGCCCTCCGGGCACCGGTAAGACGTTGCTGGCGCGAGCCATCGCAGGCGAGGCCGGCGTACCATTCTACTCCATGGCGGGCTCCGACTTCGTGGAGATGTTCGTCGGTCTCGGCGCATCCCGCGTGCGTGACCTGTTCGACGAAGCCAAGAAGAACGCTCCGGCCATCATCTTCATCGATGAGATCGATGCGGTCGGCCGCAAGCGTGGCGGTTCCGGTATGAGCGGCGGTCACGACGAACGCGAGCAGACCCTGAATCAGCTGCTTGTCGAAATGGACGGCTTCAACAACGACACCAACCTGATCATCATCGCCGCGACCAACCGTCCCGACGTGCTTGATCCGGCATTGTTGCGCCCGGGTCGTTTCGACCGCCAGGTGGCCGTGGAAGCGCCTGATCTGGAAGGCCGTGAGGCCATTCTGAAGGTGCACGCCAAGGGCAAGCCGTTCGTGCCGGACGTCGATCTGCACATGATCGCCGTGCGTACGCCGGGCTTCACCGGCGCCGATCTGGCCAACGTGCTCAACGAGGCCGCATTGCTGTGCGCCCGTGCCGGTGCCCAGCTGATCGACAACCGTGCCATCGACGAGGCCATCGACCGTGTCCAGGCCGGCCCGAAGCGCCGTTCCAAGGGCATGGCTCTCGAGGAATTGCGCAACACCGCCTACCATGAGGGTGGTCACGCCTTGGTTGCCGCCGCCATGAACGACACCGATCCGGTCACCAAGGTCACCATTCTGCCGCGTGGCCGTGCGCTCGGCTACACCGCCGTGATGCCGACCGAGGACCGCTACTCCATGTCGCGTAACCAGCTGCTCGACCAGATGGCTTACGCCATGGGTGGCCGCACCGCCGAAGAGGTCGTGTTCCACGATCCGACCACCGGCGCCTCCAACGACATCGAGAAGGCGACGAACATCGCCCGCCAGATGGTGCTCGACTACGGCTTCTCATCCAAGCTGGGTGCCATCAAGTGGTCCGACGACGAACAGGGCGATCTGGGATCCCTTAATCACAAGTATTCCGGCCGCACCGCCGAAATCATCGACGAGGAGGTGCTGAAGCTCGTCGAAACGGCGCATACCGAAGCATGGAACGTCATCAACGAGAACCGTGACATCCTCGACGAGCTGGTACGTCAGCTGCTCGTCAAGGAGACGCTCAACGAAAAGGAACTGGCCGCGATCTTCGCCAACATCAAGAAGGCGCCGAAGCGTGACGTATGGCTGAGCGACAACCAGCGGCCCGATTCGGACAAACCTCCGGTCGAGATTCCCGAATCCCTGAAGAAAAGCGCAGGATTGACCAACTGA